The Astatotilapia calliptera chromosome 2, fAstCal1.2, whole genome shotgun sequence genome includes a window with the following:
- the LOC113036841 gene encoding protocadherin alpha-C2-like, with amino-acid sequence MRFCIAVFVLCATWPAALSVTRYSIPEEKERGSVVANLAADLGLEPGGLAQREVKLDIFSNKKYLDFNKKTGELYIVEKMDREYLCPAKPASCFLKLDVIIESPLRIFNIELGITDINDNAPHFRRDRVELDVSESATPGERFSLPNGVDPDVGINTIKTYKLSVSEHFTIEIQTGSDGTQYVDLVLTKSLDREQTAVHNLILTAVDGGVPVRSGTANIIVRVQDTNDNPPRFDKQTYTINMTENTPIGTLVMKLNASDLDEGLNSEIVYSFTLYTSEKTQEVFSLNHNTGEITVKGTIDYEDMKFYEMHIEARDKGTHPLLGQCKVVVNVKDMNDNYPEIIIQSVKNTVEENVAVGSVIALVDISDRDTGDNGKVSLTIHRPMPFTINTSSDRPMHYKLIVSEPLDRETVPEYDITLIVTDAGMPPLSDNETITVHLLDVNDNAPQFPQSFYTIRVMENNAPGALLSSLTAFDPDLHENQYLVYFIIEKEIANTSMSMLFSINPENGNLYALKTFDYEIEKEFLFHIEARDSGSPPLSSNVTVHIIIVDQNDNAPVIVSPWRAQGSVVEEKIPRSTDKGSLVAKVIALDTDSVHNSRITYQFLQVTDATLFSLDQYNGEIRTMRMFSYRDPRHQRLVVVAKDNGEPALSATVTIKLTTMETAVKAYSDMTEEPLEYDIFSDINLYLVIGLGSVSFLLLITILVTIVIKCQKPKPSKAAPPSRNSVISERNSTIADSTLVSNDAYWYSLFLAETRKGKLVVRQPLPKGSRYIVSSIPRGTGLTDTSDSAASTLQVGI; translated from the exons ATGAGATTTTGCATTGCCGTCTTTGTCTTGTGTGCAACATGGCCAGCCGCTTTGTCGGTGACACGGTACTCCATACCCGAGGAGAAGGAAAGGGGATCTGTTGTGGCTAATCTGGCTGCAGATCTGGGACTTGAGCCAGGAGGTTTGGCGCAACGAGAGGTAAAACTTGATATTTTTTCCAACAAAAAATACCTAGATTTTAACAAAAAGACGGGCGAACTGTACATCGTAGAAAAAATGGACAGGGAATATCTTTGTCCGGCGAAACCCGCGTCCTGCTTTTTAAAGCTCGATGTGATCATAGAAAGCCCCTTACGTATCTTCAACATCGAGCTTGGAATAACGGACATAAACGATAACGCTCCACATTTCCGACGGGACAGAGTAGAGCTCGACGTTTCAGAATCTGCAACGCCGGGCGAGAGGTTCTCCCTGCCCAACGGCGTGGATCCAGATGTTGgtataaatacaattaaaacgTACAAACTCAGTGTTAGCGAACACTTCACAATCGAAATTCAGACAGGTAGCGACGGAACTCAGTATGTAGACTTGGTGTTGACCAAATCGTTGGATAGAGAACAGACTGCTGTTCATAATTTAATATTAACTGCAGTGGATGGCGGTGTCCCGGTGCGCTCTGGCACTGCTAATATTATTGTAAGAGTACAGGACACAAACGATAATCCCCCACGGTTTGATAAGCAGACTTATACAATTAACATGACGGAAAACACCCCAATAGGGACCTTAGTGATGAAGCTAAACGCCTCGGACCTTGACGAGGGTTTGAATTCAGAGATTGTGTACTCATTCACCCTTTACACGTCGGAGAAAACACAAGAGGTGTTTTCACTGAATCATAACACTGGAGAGATAACTGTGAAAGGAACTATAGACTATGAAGATATGAAATTCTATGAGATGCACATAGAGGCCAGAGACAAAGGCACGCATCCCTTGCTTGGTCAGTGCAAAGTGGTCGTTAATGTGAAGGACATGAATGATAATTATCCGGAAATCATCATACAGTCTGttaaaaacacagtggaggagaACGTAGCAGTAGGAAGTGTTATTGCACTTGTAGATATAAGTGATAGAGACACGGGGGATAACGGAAAAGTAAGCTTGACTATACATCGACCCATGCCCTTTACAATTAACACATCTTCAGATCGACCCATGCATTACAAGCTCATTGTGTCCGAGCCTTTAGATCGCGAAACAGTACCTGAATATGACATTACTCTAATTGTAACAGACGCAGGGATGCCACCTTTATCTGATAATGAAACAATAACTGTCCATCTGCTCGATGTTAATGACAACGCGCCACAGTTCCCCCAGTCATTTTATACTATACGTGTCATGGAGAATAACGCACCTGGGGCCTTGCTCAGCTCACTCACTGCCTTTGACCCCGACCTCCATGAAAACCAGTATCTAGTTTATTTCATAATAGAGAAGGAGATAGCTAACACATCCATGTCTATGCTGTTCTCCATCAATCCAGAGAACGGTAATCTTTACGCACTCAAAACCTTTGATTATGAGATTGAGAAGGAGTTTCTGTTCCACATCGAGGCCAGAGACTCtggctctcctcctctcagcaGTAACGTGACCGTCCACATCATTATTGTGGACCAGAACGACAATGCTCCAGTTATTGTGTCTCCGTGGCGTGCACAAGGCTCTGTGGTGGAGGAAAAGATCCCCAGATCCACTGATAAAGGATCCCTGGTTGCCAAGGTGATAGCCTTAGACACAGACTCTGTGCACAACTCTCGGATCACCTACCAGTTTCTACAGGTGACTGACGCCACCTTGTTTAGTCTGGACCAATACAATGGAGAGATCCGGACTATGAGGATGTTCAGTTACAGAGATCCACGCCACCAGAGACTGGTTGTTGTTGCCAAGGACAACGGAGAGCCTGCTCTCTCTGCTACAGTCACCATCAAGCTGACCACAATGGAGACTGCTGTTAAAGCCTACTCTGACATGACTGAGGAGCCTCTGGAATATGACATCTTCTCAGACATCAACCTGTATTTGGTCATCGGTCTGGGCTCGGTGTCGTTTCTGCTGCTCATCACCATATTGGTCACCATCGTGATCAAGTGTCAGAAACCCAAGCCCAGCAAAGCAGCTCCTCCCTCCAGGAACAGTGTGATCAGTGAGAGGAACTCCACCATTGCAGACTCCACTCTGGTCTCCAACGATGCCTACTGGTACAGTCTGTTTCTAGCAGAGACCAGGAAAGGAAAGCTGGTGGTTAGACAACCTCTGCCAAAGGGCTCCAGGTACATTGTGTCCAGCATACCGAGAGGGACAGGACTGACAGACACTAGTGACTCAGCAGCTTCTACTCTGCAG GTAGGAATTTGA
- the LOC113036833 gene encoding protocadherin alpha-C2-like: MESEKWYVLFIALLFSIVCQISGSVTHYSMPEEIKEGSVVANLATDLSLDIKSLNQRKMRLDIIANKKYLDVNKETGELYVVEKIDRENICTTKSSASCYLRLEVILENPLRIFNIEVEILDMNDNAPQFRRDAIHLDISEATPRGERFSLSNAVDPDVGSNSVKTYHLSESEYFNIEVQTGRDGTKFADLILKQTLDREQQPVHNLILTAVDGGTPARSGTASVIVHVLDTNDNPPAFEKENLSVKILENSPIGSLVVDLNATDLDEGSNSDITYSYSLYTSEKTQETFNLNPATGEITVKGVLNYEDFRIYDMEVIAADKGASSLTGQCTIKILVEDMNDNHPEISIKSFQSPVTENIELDTVIAVVSVSDKDSGDNGIVDLRVPDNMPFKLRESSDNYYELVVSESLDREKVPEYDITFTVTDRGSPPLSDNETMTLELLDVNDNVPQFPQSFYTIRVMENNAPGALLSSLTAFDPDLHENQYLVYFIIEKEIANTSMSMLFSINPENGNLYALKTFDYEIEKEFLFHIEARDSGSPPLSSNVTVHVIIVDQNDNAPVIVSPWRAHGSVVEEKIPRSTDKGSLVAKVIALDTDSVHNSRITYQFLQVTDATLFSLDQYNGEIRTMRMFSYRDPRHQRLVVVAKDNGEPALSATVTIKLTTMETAVKAYSDMTEEPLEYDIFSDINLYLVIGLGSVSFLLLITILVTIVIKCQKPKPSKAAPPSRNSVISERNSTIADSTLVSNDAYWYSLFLAETRKGKLVVRQPLPKGSRYIVSSIPRGTGLTDTSDSAASTLQVGI, translated from the coding sequence ATGGAGTCAGAGAAATGGTACGTGCTGTTCATTGCTCTTCTGTTTTCGATTGTGTGTCAGATATCGGGTTCAGTAACTCATTATTCGATGCCCGAAGAAATCAAAGAAGGATCCGTCGTGGCTAATCTCGCCACTGATCTCAGTCTGGATATTAAATCACTGAATCAGAGGAAGATGCGTCTTGATATCATCGCGAACAAGAAATATCTGGATGTGAACAAAGAGACTGGTGAGCTGTATGTTGTTGAGAAGATTGACAGGGAAAATATTTGCACCACCAAGTCGTCAGCGTCTTGCTATCTTAGACTGGAGGTTATATTAGAAAACCCTTTACGAATATTTAATATAGAAGTAGAAATTCTTGATATGAACGACAACGCCCCACAATTTCGAAGAGACGCCATACATTTGGATATATCTGAAGCGACGCCAAGAGGAGAAAGATTTTCTCTGAGTAATGCAGTCGATCCGGATGTAGGGTCCAATTCAGTGAAAACCTATCATTTGAGTGAAagtgaatattttaatatagaAGTTCAGACCGGAAGAGATGGAACGAAATTTGCGGATTTGATCTTAAAACAGACATTAGATCGAGAGCAGCAGCCTGTTCATAATTTGATACTTACAGCTGTAGATGGAGGAACACCCGCTCGTTCTGGCACTGCCAGTGTTATTGTTCATGTTCTGGACACAAATGACAATCCACCCgcctttgaaaaagaaaatcttagtGTTAAAATATTGGAAAACTCTCCAATTGGAAGTCTTGTTGTTGATCTTAATGCAACAGACTTAGATGAAGGATCAAATTCTGATATAACATATTCATACAGTTTATATACATCAGAAAAAACACAGGAGACATTTAATCTGAATCCAGCCACTGGTGAAATTACAGTTAAGGGAGTGCTGAACTATGAAGATTTCAGGATTTATGATATGGAAGTTATAGCTGCTGATAAAGGAGCCAGCAGTTTAACAGGACAATGCACCATAAAGATTCTAGTTGAAGACATGAATGATAATCATCCAGAAATATCAATTAAATCATTTCAGAGTCCAGTGACTGAAAACATCGAGTTAGACACAGTGATAGCTGTAGTTAGTGTCAGTGATAAAGATTCAGGTGATAATGGAATAGTTGATCTTCGTGTTCCAGATAATATGCCTTTCAAACTGAGGGAGTCCTCTGATAACTATTATGAATTAGTAGTGTCGGAGTCTTTAGACCGTGAGAAGGTGCCAGAATATGACATCACTTTCACTGTGACAGACAGAGGCTCTCCTCCTTTATCTGACAATGAAACTATGACTTTAGAGCTGCTCGATGTTAATGATAATGTCCCACAGTTCCCCCAGTCATTTTATACTATACGTGTCATGGAGAATAACGCACCTGGGGCCTTGCTCAGCTCACTCACTGCCTTTGACCCCGACCTCCATGAAAACCAGTATCTAGTTTATTTCATAATAGAGAAGGAGATAGCCAACACATCCATGTCCATGCTGTTCTCCATCAATCCAGAGAACGGTAATCTTTACGCACTCAAAACCTTTGATTATGAGATTGAGAAGGAGTTTCTGTTCCACATCGAGGCCAGAGACTCtggctctcctcctctcagcaGTAACGTGACCGTCCACGTCATTATTGTGGACCAGAACGACAATGCTCCAGTTATTGTGTCACCGTGGCGTGCACACGGCTCTGTGGTGGAGGAAAAGATCCCCAGATCCACTGATAAAGGATCCCTGGTTGCCAAGGTGATAGCCTTAGACACAGACTCTGTGCACAACTCTCGGATCACCTACCAGTTTCTACAGGTGACTGACGCCACCTTGTTCAGTCTGGACCAATACAATGGAGAGATCCGGACTATGAGGATGTTCAGTTACAGAGATCCACGCCACCAGAGACTGGTTGTTGTTGCCAAGGACAACGGAGAGCCTGCTCTCTCTGCTACAGTCACCATCAAGCTGACCACAATGGAGACTGCTGTTAAAGCCTACTCTGACATGACTGAGGAGCCTCTGGAATATGACATCTTCTCAGACATCAACCTGTATTTGGTCATCGGTCTGGGCTCGGTGTCGTTTCTGCTGCTCATCACCATATTGGTCACCATCGTGATCAAGTGTCAGAAACCCAAGCCCAGCAAAGCAGCTCCTCCCTCCAGGAACAGTGTGATCAGTGAGAGGAACTCCACCATCGCAGACTCCACTCTGGTCTCCAACGATGCCTACTGGTACAGTCTGTTTCTAGCAGAGACCAGGAAAGGAAAGCTGGTGGTTAGACAGCCTCTGCCAAAGGGCTCCAGGTACATTGTGTCCAGCATACCGAGAGGGACAGGGCTGACAGACACTAGTGACTCAGCAGCTTCTACTCTGCAGGTAGGAATTTGA
- the LOC113036828 gene encoding protocadherin alpha-C2-like, with translation MMNSHTRRVSRTMESYERYVILAIIFSFARYTSASVTHYSIPEEMKEGSVVANLATDLTLDLKTLNQRKMRLDIIGNKKYLDVNKETGELYVVEKIDREYICNTKSSCYLKLEVILDNPVRIFNIEVEILDINDNAPQFRRDAIHLDISEATARGERFSLSNAVDPDVGSNSVKTYHLSESEFFNIEVQTGRDGSKFADLILKKTLDREQQPVHNLILTAVDGGTPARSGTASVIVRVLDTNDNAPTFDKENLNVKVMENSPIGSLVVDLNATDLDEGSNSDITYSYSLYTSEKTQETFNLNPATGEITVKGVLNYEDFRIYDMEVIAADKGASSLTGQCTIKILVEDMNDNHPEISIKSFQSPVTENIELDTVIAVVSVSDKDSGDNGIVDLRVPGNMPFKLRESSDNYYELVVSEPLDREKVPEYDITFTVTDRGSPPLSDNETMTLELLDVNDNVPQFPQSFYTIRVMENNAPGALLSSLTAFDPDLHENQYLVYFIIEKEIANTSMSMLFSINPENGNLYALKTFDYEIEKEFLFHIEARDSGSPPLSSNVTVHIIIVDQNDNAPVIVSPWRAHGSVVEEKIPRSTDKGSLIAKVIALDTDSVHNSRITYQFLQVTDATLFSLDQYNGEIRTMRMFSYRDPRHQRLVVVAKDNGEPALSATVTIKLTTMETAVKAYSDMTEEPLEYDIFSDINLYLVIGLGSVSFLLLITILVTIVIKCQKPKPSKAAPPSRNSVISERNSTIADSTLVSNDAYWYSLFLAETRKGKLVVRQPLPKGSRYIVSSIPRGTGLTDTSDSAASTLQVRI, from the coding sequence ATGATGAACTCCCATACAAGACGGGTTTCCAGAACAATGGAGTCTTACGAGAGGTACGTGATCCTCGCtataattttttcttttgcccGGTACACATCGGCCTCAGTGACTCATTATTCAATAccagaagaaatgaaagaaggaTCCGTCGTGGCTAATCTCGCCACCGATCTGACCCTGGATCTTAAAACACTGAATCAGAGGAAGATGCGTCTTGATATCATCGGGAACAAGAAATATCTGGATGTGAACAAAGAGACTGGTGAGCTGTATGTTGTTGAAAAGATCGACAGGGAATACATTTGCAATACCAAGTcctcttgctatctaaaattaGAGGTTATACTAGATAACCCAGTAAGAATATTTAATATAGAAGTAGAAATTCTTGATATAAACGACAACGCCCCACAATTTCGAAGAGACGCCATACATTTGGATATATCTGAAGCGACGGCAAGAGGAGAGAGATTTTCTCTGAGTAATGCAGTCGATCCTGATGTTGGATCCAATTCAGTGAAAACGTACCATTTGAGTGAAAGTGAATTTTTTAACATAGAAGTTCAGACCGGAAGAGATGGATCGAAGTTTGCGGATTTGATCTTGAAAAAGACTTTAGATCGGGAGCAGCAGCCTGTTCATAATTTGATACTCACAGCTGTAGATGGAGGAACACCTGCTCGCTCTGGCACTGCCAGTGTTATTGTACGAGTTTTAGATACAAATGATAACGCACCCACCTTTGATAAAGAAAATCTGAATGTAAAGGTAATGGAAAACTCTCCGATTGGAAGTCTTGTTGTTGATCTTAATGCAACAGACTTAGATGAAGGATCAAATTCTGATATAACATATTCATACAGTTTATATACATCAGAAAAAACACAGGAGACATTTAATCTGAATCCAGCCACTGGTGAAATTACAGTTAAGGGAGTGCTGAACTATGAAGATTTCAGGATTTATGATATGGAAGTTATAGCTGCTGATAAAGGAGCCAGCAGTTTAACAGGACAATGCACCATAAAGATTCTAGTAGAAGACATGAATGATAATCATCCAGAAATATCAATTAAATCATTTCAGAGTCCAGTGACTGAAAACATCGAGTTGGACACAGTGATAGCTGTAGTTAGTGTCAGTGATAAAGATTCAGGTGATAATGGAATAGTTGATCTTCGTGTTCCAGGTAATATGCCTTTCAAACTGAGGGAGTCCTCTGATAACTATTATGAATTAGTAGTGTCGGAGCCATTAGACCGTGAGAAGGTGCCAGAATATGACATCACTTTCACTGTGACAGACAGAGGCTCTCCTCCTTTATCTGACAATGAAACTATGACTTTAGAGCTGCTCGATGTTAATGATAATGTCCCACAGTTCCCCCAGTCATTTTATACTATACGTGTCATGGAGAATAACGCACCTGGGGCCTTGCTCAGCTCACTCACTGCCTTTGACCCCGACCTCCATGAAAACCAGTATCTAGTTTATTTCATAATAGAGAAGGAGATAGCCAACACATCCATGTCTATGCTGTTCTCCATCAATCCAGAGAACGGTAATCTTTACGCACTCAAAACCTTTGATTATGAGATTGAGAAGGAGTTTCTGTTCCACATCGAGGCCAGAGACTCTGGATCTCCTCCTCTCAGCAGTAACGTGACCGTCCACATCATTATTGTGGACCAGAACGACAATGCTCCAGTTATTGTGTCTCCGTGGCGTGCACACGGCTCTGTGGTGGAGGAAAAGATCCCCAGATCCACTGATAAAGGATCCCTGATTGCAAAGGTGATAGCCTTAGATACAGACTCTGTGCACAACTCTCGGATCACCTACCAGTTTCTACAGGTGACTGACGCCACCTTGTTCAGTCTGGACCAATACAATGGAGAGATCCGGACTATGAGGATGTTCAGTTACAGAGATCCACGCCACCAGAgacttgttgttgttgccaaGGACAATGGAGAGCCTGCTCTCTCTGCTACAGTCACCATCAAGCTGACCACAATGGAGACTGCTGTTAAAGCCTACTCTGACATGACTGAGGAGCCTCTGGAATATGACATCTTCTCAGACATCAACCTGTATTTGGTCATCGGTCTGGGCTCGGTGTCGTTTCTGCTGCTCATCACCATATTGGTCACCATCGTGATCAAGTGTCAGAAACCCAAGCCCAGCAAAGCAGCTCCTCCCTCCAGGAACAGTGTGATCAGTGAGAGGAACTCCACCATCGCAGACTCCACTCTGGTCTCCAATGATGCCTACTGGTACAGTCTGTTTCTAGCAGAGACCAGGAAAGGAAAGCTGGTGGTTAGACAGCCTCTGCCAAAAGGCTCCAGGTACATTGTGTCCAGCATACCGAGAGGGACAGGGCTGACAGACACTAGTGACTCAGCAGCTTCTACTCTACAGGTAAGAATATAA
- the LOC113036821 gene encoding protocadherin alpha-C2-like encodes MIGYKTRGAFVTMESSERYVLLSLFLFSIVNPLSASVTHYSIPEEMKEGSVVANLATDLTLDLKTLNQRKMRLDIIANKKYLDVNKETGELYVVEKIDREHICPFKLSASCYLKLEVILESPLRIFNIEIEILDMNDNAPQFRRNAIHLDISEVTARGERFSLSNAVDPDVGSNSVKTYYLSESEYFNIEVQTGRDGSKFAELILTKTLDREKQPVHNLILTAVDGGTPARSGTASVIVHVLDTNDNPPTFDKDNLSVNLMENSPIGSLVVHLNATDLDEGSNSDITYSYSLYTSEKTQETFNLNPATGEITVKGVLNYEDFRIYDMEVIAADKGATSLTGQCTIKILVEDMNDNHPEISIKSFQSPVTENIELDTVIAVVSVSDKDSGDNGIVDLHIPDNMPFKLRESSDNYFELVVSEPLDREKVPEYDITFTVTDRGSPPLSDNETMTLELLDVNDNVPQFPQSFYTIRVMENNAPGALLSLLTAFDPDLHENQYLVYFIIEKEIANTSMSMLFSINPENGNLYALKTFDYEIEKEFLFHIEARDSGSPPLSSNVTVHVIIVDQNDNAPVIVSPWRAHGSVVEEKIPRSTDKGSLIAKVIALDTDSVHNSRITYQFLQVTDATLFSLDQYNGEIRTMRMFSYRDPRHQRLVVVAKDNGEPALSATVTIKLTTMETAVKAYSDMTEEPLEYDIFSDINLYLVIGLGSVSFLLLITILVTIVIKCQKPKPSKAAPPSRNSVISERNSTIADSTLVSNDAYWYSLFLAETRKGKLVVRQPLPKGSRYIVSSIPRGTGLTDTSDSAASTLQVGI; translated from the coding sequence ATGATTGGATACAAAACCAGGGGTGCTTTTGTAACAATGGAGTCGTCGGAAAGGTACGTGCTGCtcagtcttttcctgttttcgaTCGTCAATCCACTGTCGGCCTCAGTGACTCATTATTCGATAccagaagaaatgaaagaaggaTCTGTCGTGGCTAATCTCGCCACCGATCTGACCCTGGATCTTAAAACACTGAATCAGAGGAAGATGCGTCTTGATATCATCGCGAACAAGAAATATCTGGATGTGAACAAAGAGACTGGTGAGCTGTATGTTGTTGAGAAGATCGACAGGGAACATATTTGCCCTTTTAAGTTATCAGcatcttgctatctaaaattaGAGGTTATACTAGAAAGCCCGTTACGAATATTTAATATCGAAATAGAAATCCTTGACATGAACGACAACGCCCCGCAATTTCGACGAAACGCCATACATTTGGATATATCTGAAGTTACAGCAAGAGGAGAGAGATTTTCTCTGAGTAATGCAGTCGATCCTGATGTTGGATCCAATTCAGTGAAAACGTACTATCTGAGTGAAagtgaatattttaatatagaAGTTCAGACCGGAAGAGATGGATCGAAGTTTGCAGAATTAATTCTAACAAAGACATTAGACCGAGAGAAGCAGCCTGTTCATAATTTGATACTCACAGCTGTAGATGGAGGAACACCTGCTCGTTCTGGCACTGCCAGTGTTATTGTTCATGTTCTGGACACTAATGACAATCCACCTACGTTTGATAAAGACAATCTGAGTGTAAATTTAATGGAAAACTCTCCGATTGGAAGTCTTGTTGTTCATTTAAATGCAACAGACTTAGATGAAGGATCAAATTCTGATATAACATATTCATACAGTTTATATACGTCAGAAAAAACACAGGAGACATTTAATCTGAATCCTGCCACTGGTGAAATTACAGTTAAGGGAGTGCTGAACTATGAAGATTTCAGGATTTATGATATGGAAGTTATAGCTGCTGATAAAGGAGCCACCAGTTTAACAGGACAATGCACCATAAAGATTCTAGTTGAAGACATGAATGATAATCACCCAGAAATATCAATTAAATCATTTCAGAGTCCAGTGACTGAAAACATCGAGTTAGACACAGTGATAGCTGTAGTTAGTGTCAGTGATAAAGATTCAGGTGATAATGGAATAGTTGATCTTCATATTCCAGATAATATGCCTTTCAAACTGAGGGAGTCCTCTGATAACTATTTTGAATTAGTAGTGTCGGAGCCTTTAGACCGTGAGAAGGTGCCGGAATATGACATCACTTTCACTGTGACAGACAGAGGCTCTCCTCCTTTATCTGACAATGAAACTATGACTTTAGAGCTGCTGGATGTTAATGACAATGTCCCACAGTTCCCCCAGTCATTTTATACTATACGTGTCATGGAGAATAACGCACCTGGGGCCTTGCTCAGCTTACTCACTGCCTTTGACCCCGACCTCCATGAAAACCAGTATCTAGTTTATTTCATAATAGAGAAGGAGATAGCCAACACCTCCATGTCCATGCTGTTCTCCATCAATCCAGAGAACGGTAATCTTTACGCACTCAAAACCTTTGATTATGAGATTGAGAAGGAGTTTCTGTTCCACATCGAGGCCAGAGACTCtggctctcctcctctcagcaGTAATGTGACCGTCCACGTCATTATTGTGGACCAGAACGACAATGCTCCAGTTATTGTGTCTCCGTGGCGTGCACACGGCTCTGTGGTGGAGGAAAAGATCCCCAGATCCACTGATAAAGGATCCCTGATTGCCAAGGTGATAGCGTTAGATACAGACTCTGTGCACAACTCTCGGATCACCTACCAGTTTCTACAGGTGACTGACGCCACCTTGTTCAGTCTGGACCAATACAACGGAGAGATCCGGACTATGAGGATGTTCAGTTACAGAGATCCACGCCACCAGAGACTGGTTGTTGTTGCCAAGGACAATGGAGAGCCTGCTCTCTCTGCTACAGTCACCATCAAGCTGACCACAATGGAGACTGCTGTTAAAGCCTACTCTGACATGACTGAGGAGCCTCTGGAATATGACATCTTCTCAGACATCAACCTGTATTTGGTCATCGGTCTGGGCTCAGTGTCGTTTCTGCTGCTCATCACCATATTGGTCACCATCGTGATCAAGTGTCAGAAACCCAAGCCCAGCAAAGCAGCTCCTCCCTCCAGGAACAGTGTGATCAGTGAGAGGAACTCCACCATCGCAGACTCCACTCTGGTCTCCAACGATGCCTACTGGTACAGTCTGTTTCTAGCAGAGACCAGGAAAGGAAAGCTGGTGGTTAGACAGCCTCTGCCAAAAGGCTCCAGGTACATTGTGTCCAGCATACCAAGAGGGACAGGACTGACAGACACTAGTGACTCAGCAGCTTCTACTCTACAGGTAGGAATTTAA